The following proteins are encoded in a genomic region of Dioscorea cayenensis subsp. rotundata cultivar TDr96_F1 chromosome 8, TDr96_F1_v2_PseudoChromosome.rev07_lg8_w22 25.fasta, whole genome shotgun sequence:
- the LOC120267320 gene encoding 40S ribosomal protein S5-like: MHGRNNGEKLIVKHARRFTQVIVDVVINIEPREDATRIGFDWCGEMSSCGYLSIEESEPGTKGFSNNYAIKKDEIERVAKANH, from the exons ATGCATGGTCGTAACAATGGCGAGAAACTGATTGTCAAACATGCCAGAAGGTTTACTCAAgttattgttgatgttgttattaACATTGAACCTAGAGAAGATGCAACTCGAATTGGTTTCGACTGGTGTGGTGAGATGTCAAGCTGTGGATATCTCTCCATTGAGGAGAGTGAACCAGGCA CAAAGGGCTTTTCCAACAATTATGCAATCAAGAAGGATGAGATTGAACGAGTTGCCAAGGCAAATCACTGA